Proteins encoded together in one Thermoplasmatales archaeon BRNA1 window:
- a CDS encoding Iron-regulated ABC transporter ATPase subunit SufC — protein MSLLEIRDLHVEAGGREILKGVTMNLEEGETCVLFGPNGSGKSTLLASIMGYGMTKVTSGTITFKGTDITHMPVDQRAKLGIGMMMQRPPNVIGVTLGSLVAATAKNGKGKAGKENEFKMQDFMNRDVNVGFSGGEIKRSELLQLSAQSPDFVMLDEPESGVDLENIGLIGRKVHELIYGNEDAVEREKGVSAFVITHTGQIMDYIGADKAFVLIHGKIAREGDPMEILEDIKNNGYGVEDE, from the coding sequence ATGTCACTTCTCGAAATCAGAGACCTGCATGTCGAGGCAGGCGGCAGGGAGATCCTCAAAGGGGTCACCATGAACCTCGAGGAAGGGGAGACCTGCGTCCTGTTCGGTCCCAACGGGTCCGGAAAATCGACGCTTCTCGCCAGTATCATGGGATACGGCATGACCAAGGTAACCTCCGGAACGATCACCTTCAAAGGCACGGACATCACCCACATGCCCGTAGACCAGCGTGCCAAGCTCGGCATCGGCATGATGATGCAGAGGCCCCCGAACGTCATCGGAGTCACCCTCGGCAGTCTTGTCGCCGCCACCGCAAAGAACGGAAAGGGGAAGGCAGGAAAGGAGAACGAGTTCAAGATGCAGGATTTCATGAACCGTGATGTCAACGTAGGTTTCTCCGGAGGGGAGATCAAGAGGTCCGAGCTGCTCCAGCTCTCGGCACAGTCCCCCGACTTCGTGATGCTCGACGAACCCGAGTCCGGGGTGGACCTGGAGAACATCGGTCTCATCGGAAGGAAGGTCCACGAGCTCATCTACGGCAACGAGGACGCGGTCGAGAGGGAGAAGGGAGTCTCTGCCTTCGTCATCACCCACACGGGACAGATCATGGACTACATCGGCGCGGACAAGGCGTTCGTGCTCATCCACGGGAAGATCGCGAGAGAAGGCGACCCGATGGAGATACTCGAGGACATCAAGAACAACGGCTACGGAGTTGAGGACGAATGA
- a CDS encoding ABC-type transport system involved in Fe-S cluster assembly, permease component, producing the protein MSRYDEADIEEALKKKAAYGADVDLDKYEEGDKEVEQIENIRDTPEELRKRMINVGVEADDDGKEGTILFIDNAMSHCSNKAQEGLIIMSTQKALETYSWVKDFYWASMDPTKDKYTAKTYQEESDGYFVYVKPGHRLKMPVQTCMMLAKNKSIQNLHNIIIVGDDASCDMVTGCTTVHHANDSLHVGVSEMYIGNNASLSFTMVHSWSNQTAVRPRTNVIMGKNSNYVNNYVVLDPVGTIQSFPNAFLNGENSRCSFNTMCIAHENSNIDTGGCAILNAPNTGAEIVSRNISYGGKMIARGKLVGNAPGAKAHLECKSIILKDGGITHAIPELEATCADVDMTHEAAVGKIAQDQIDYLMTRGLSQDEAVSMIVRGFLVGGISGLPTNLQSEIDAAIEKANEGD; encoded by the coding sequence ATGAGCAGATACGACGAAGCCGACATCGAGGAGGCATTGAAGAAGAAGGCCGCCTACGGCGCGGACGTAGACCTCGATAAGTACGAGGAGGGGGACAAGGAGGTCGAGCAGATCGAGAACATCCGCGACACCCCCGAGGAACTCAGGAAGAGGATGATCAACGTCGGAGTCGAGGCGGACGACGACGGGAAGGAAGGAACCATCCTGTTCATCGACAACGCCATGAGTCACTGCTCCAACAAGGCGCAGGAGGGACTCATCATCATGAGCACCCAGAAGGCCCTGGAGACCTACTCCTGGGTTAAGGACTTCTACTGGGCGTCCATGGATCCCACCAAGGACAAGTACACCGCCAAGACATATCAGGAGGAGTCCGACGGATACTTCGTGTACGTCAAACCGGGACACCGCCTGAAGATGCCCGTCCAGACCTGCATGATGCTGGCGAAGAACAAATCCATCCAGAACCTCCACAACATCATCATCGTCGGAGACGATGCGTCCTGCGACATGGTCACCGGATGCACCACCGTCCACCACGCCAACGATTCCCTCCACGTGGGGGTCTCCGAGATGTACATCGGGAACAACGCGTCCCTGTCGTTCACCATGGTCCACAGCTGGTCCAACCAGACCGCCGTCAGGCCCAGGACCAACGTCATCATGGGCAAGAACTCCAACTACGTGAACAACTACGTGGTGCTGGACCCAGTCGGGACCATCCAGTCGTTCCCCAACGCGTTCCTCAACGGGGAGAACTCCAGGTGCAGCTTCAACACCATGTGCATCGCGCACGAGAACTCCAACATCGACACCGGAGGATGCGCGATCCTCAATGCCCCCAACACGGGAGCCGAGATCGTCAGCAGGAACATCTCCTACGGCGGCAAGATGATCGCCAGGGGGAAGCTCGTCGGCAACGCTCCGGGAGCTAAGGCCCACCTGGAGTGCAAGTCCATCATCCTAAAGGACGGAGGCATCACCCACGCCATCCCCGAGCTGGAAGCCACCTGCGCGGACGTCGACATGACCCACGAGGCGGCGGTCGGTAAGATCGCCCAGGACCAGATCGACTACCTCATGACCCGCGGCCTTTCCCAGGACGAGGCGGTCTCCATGATCGTGCGCGGATTCCTGGTCGGAGGCATCAGCGGACTGCCAACCAACCTCCAGTCCGAGATCGACGCCGCGATCGAGAAGGCCAACGAAGGCGACTGA
- a CDS encoding putative exosome subunit: protein MQATFHWLRVETFCYATEKEDLVAETFASVSGTDEFRTDISESEHGNQMLILQAMMTKQREQDAVFVNLGQKLTGEISEKAEDMVDDDCVFYLRLDKQKAVCGEYAIAHHGDVISVTGKIASNPARKEIAVENLRKFLGGLFSSPITPQASE from the coding sequence ATGCAGGCCACCTTCCACTGGCTCCGCGTGGAGACATTCTGCTACGCGACCGAGAAGGAGGACCTCGTCGCCGAGACGTTCGCTTCCGTTTCCGGGACCGACGAGTTCCGCACCGACATCAGCGAGAGCGAGCACGGCAACCAGATGCTCATCCTCCAGGCCATGATGACCAAGCAGAGGGAGCAGGACGCCGTATTCGTCAACCTCGGTCAGAAGCTCACCGGGGAAATCTCCGAGAAGGCCGAGGACATGGTGGACGACGACTGCGTCTTCTACCTCAGACTCGACAAGCAGAAGGCCGTATGCGGCGAATACGCGATCGCACACCACGGGGACGTCATATCAGTCACTGGGAAGATCGCTTCAAATCCCGCCAGAAAGGAAATCGCCGTGGAGAACCTCAGGAAGTTCCTCGGAGGGCTCTTCTCCTCTCCGATCACTCCTCAGGCTTCTGAGTGA
- a CDS encoding Hemolysins-related protein containing CBS domains, whose protein sequence is MELLTIVLIFLMVVLLALSAFFSATETAYSSMSRTRLKSMDPDGENRKVQRALANSEDFDRFLTTILVGNNIVNIASSTICTAILSEVFGPEWGVIYATVLMITVLLVVGEITPKTFAKKNAERFSIRVSGTVHWVMVILSPITWVFLKLTHGVSRVAGADGVEEPTITEDELAVMIDEIQQEGTLEKSESELIKSAMEFDDKRVEEICTPRVDMTAVPVTIDMESMKEVFAETQYSRIPVYEGTIDRVIGAVFLKDFFSKYAAGKKFRVTDIIRPVKFVPASTMLSTVLNDLQKAKLHLAIVLDDYGGTVGMVTMEDVLEELVGEIYDEGDVVRYPIAKEPDGTYTVLGDANIFEVMEKLGQRFDEDEYDSVSVGGYIYYKEQRIPQVGDEVDAGNVRMIVKSIRNRRIREVTFVIDEDLTQKPEE, encoded by the coding sequence ATGGAACTTCTAACGATCGTGCTGATCTTTCTGATGGTTGTGCTTCTGGCACTGTCCGCTTTCTTCTCCGCCACAGAGACCGCGTATTCGAGCATGTCGCGCACAAGGCTCAAGAGCATGGACCCCGACGGTGAGAACCGCAAGGTCCAAAGGGCCCTTGCGAACAGCGAGGATTTCGACAGGTTCCTCACCACCATCCTCGTGGGGAACAACATCGTCAACATCGCGTCCTCCACAATATGTACAGCCATCCTGTCGGAGGTCTTCGGGCCCGAGTGGGGGGTCATCTACGCTACAGTGCTGATGATCACAGTCCTGCTTGTCGTCGGGGAGATCACCCCGAAGACCTTCGCCAAGAAGAACGCCGAGAGGTTCTCGATAAGGGTGTCCGGCACTGTCCATTGGGTTATGGTCATACTCTCCCCCATCACGTGGGTGTTCCTGAAGCTCACCCACGGCGTTTCCCGTGTGGCGGGAGCTGACGGCGTGGAGGAGCCAACCATCACCGAGGACGAGCTCGCCGTCATGATCGACGAGATCCAGCAGGAAGGCACCCTCGAGAAGAGCGAGTCCGAACTCATCAAGTCCGCCATGGAGTTCGACGACAAGCGCGTGGAGGAGATCTGCACCCCCAGAGTGGACATGACCGCGGTTCCCGTGACCATCGACATGGAAAGCATGAAGGAGGTCTTCGCGGAGACGCAGTATTCCCGTATCCCCGTGTACGAGGGGACCATCGACCGTGTCATCGGCGCGGTGTTCCTGAAGGATTTCTTCTCCAAATATGCCGCGGGCAAGAAGTTCAGGGTCACCGACATCATCCGCCCGGTGAAGTTCGTCCCCGCAAGCACCATGCTCTCCACCGTACTGAACGACCTCCAGAAGGCCAAGCTCCATCTCGCCATAGTCCTCGATGACTACGGCGGCACCGTCGGAATGGTCACCATGGAGGATGTCCTGGAGGAGCTCGTGGGCGAGATCTACGACGAGGGGGACGTGGTCAGGTATCCCATCGCCAAGGAGCCCGACGGCACCTACACCGTTCTGGGGGACGCCAACATCTTCGAGGTCATGGAGAAGTTGGGCCAGCGGTTCGACGAGGACGAGTACGATTCGGTCAGCGTCGGCGGCTACATCTATTACAAGGAGCAGAGGATCCCCCAGGTCGGGGACGAGGTGGATGCGGGCAACGTCAGGATGATCGTCAAGTCCATCAGGAACCGCCGCATCAGGGAGGTCACTTTCGTTATCGACGAGGACCTCACTCAGAAGCCTGAGGAGTGA
- a CDS encoding Rubrerythrin produces the protein MELKGSKTEANLQAAFAGESQARNKYTYFASQAKKEGYEQIADLFLETAENEKEHAKIWFKALHDGSVPDTITNLKDAASGENYEHTTMYKEFAETARKEGFDQIANLFEAVGKIEAHHEERYLQLLKNIEDGVVFKKDEVVVWKCRNCGHIHVGKEAPKVCPVCKHPQSYFEIQGNNW, from the coding sequence ATGGAACTAAAAGGATCCAAGACCGAAGCTAACCTCCAGGCAGCATTCGCCGGAGAGTCCCAGGCCAGGAACAAGTACACCTACTTCGCATCCCAGGCAAAGAAAGAGGGCTACGAGCAGATCGCCGACCTCTTCCTGGAGACCGCGGAGAACGAGAAGGAGCACGCCAAGATCTGGTTCAAGGCTCTTCACGACGGAAGCGTTCCCGACACCATCACCAACCTGAAGGACGCCGCATCCGGAGAGAACTACGAGCACACCACCATGTACAAGGAGTTCGCCGAGACCGCCCGCAAGGAGGGATTCGACCAGATCGCCAACCTCTTCGAGGCCGTCGGAAAGATCGAGGCCCACCACGAGGAGAGGTACCTCCAGCTTCTCAAGAACATCGAGGACGGAGTCGTCTTCAAGAAGGACGAGGTCGTCGTCTGGAAGTGCCGCAACTGCGGACACATCCACGTCGGAAAGGAAGCTCCCAAGGTCTGCCCCGTGTGCAAGCACCCCCAGAGCTACTTCGAGATCCAGGGCAACAACTGGTGA
- a CDS encoding Pyridoxamine 5'-phosphate oxidase has translation MAAIPQKVLDLLNDPATVKVLVTASKGGRPHAIVAGTIAAPSPETMVIGEVLMKRASANLQANPKAAFLISKGTESYEINVRAKVRLTSGPELDGMNKVLAGMNLHAGAMWVFDVCCVCDEGAHPGAGTKIA, from the coding sequence ATGGCAGCAATTCCCCAGAAAGTTCTTGACCTGCTCAACGACCCCGCAACCGTCAAGGTTCTCGTGACCGCAAGCAAGGGCGGACGCCCCCACGCGATCGTCGCCGGCACCATCGCCGCACCCTCCCCCGAGACCATGGTCATCGGGGAGGTCCTCATGAAGAGGGCATCCGCCAATCTCCAGGCCAACCCCAAGGCTGCGTTCCTGATCAGCAAGGGGACCGAGTCCTACGAGATCAACGTCCGCGCCAAGGTGCGTCTGACCTCCGGACCCGAGCTAGACGGAATGAACAAGGTTCTCGCGGGAATGAACCTCCACGCCGGAGCCATGTGGGTCTTCGATGTCTGCTGTGTCTGCGACGAGGGAGCACACCCTGGAGCCGGCACCAAGATCGCTTGA